Proteins encoded by one window of Lycium barbarum isolate Lr01 chromosome 11, ASM1917538v2, whole genome shotgun sequence:
- the LOC132619851 gene encoding uncharacterized protein LOC132619851: MALDMNIQELLVIGDSDLFINRLKGNWATKNDKILPYENLVQRLCGRFKSIDFRHTPRAQNEFADAVATIASMIQHPESTHIDSLEITPKEEQAHCADVEAEPDGKPWYAGIKAYLEKGEYPSESSAN; the protein is encoded by the coding sequence ATGGCtttggacatgaacatacaagagTTGTTGGTAATCGGAGATTCCGACTTGTTCATCAATCGACTAaaaggaaattgggcaaccaAGAATGACAAAATACTACCATATGAAAACCTGGTACAGAGACTGTGCGGAAGATTCAAAAGCATTGATTTCAGGCATACTCCGAGGGCTCAAAACGAGTTTGCTGATGCAGTAGCTACAATAgcctctatgattcagcaccctgAGAGTACCCATATTGATTCGCTAGAGATCACTCCGAAAGAAGAACAAGCTCATTGCGCTGACGTCGAGGCCGAGCCAGATGGCAAACCATGGTACGCTGGCATCAAAGCATACCTGGAAAAAGGAGAGTATCCTTCAGAAAGCTCAGCAAATTAG